From one Clostridia bacterium genomic stretch:
- a CDS encoding desulfoferrodoxin yields MSKVQKFFICKKCGNFAGMIVSSGAPMTCCGEKMSEVVPNTTEAAGEKHVPVAKLEGDVLTVNVGSVDHPMSEEHSIEWVYVQTENGGQRRKLYPGAKPCASFALNGEKPLAVFAYCNLHGLWKADL; encoded by the coding sequence ATGTCGAAAGTGCAAAAATTCTTTATCTGCAAGAAGTGCGGCAACTTTGCGGGAATGATCGTTTCAAGCGGCGCGCCCATGACCTGCTGCGGAGAAAAAATGAGCGAAGTAGTGCCCAATACTACCGAGGCTGCCGGCGAAAAGCACGTGCCTGTTGCGAAGCTTGAAGGCGACGTCCTCACCGTAAACGTGGGTAGTGTGGACCACCCCATGAGCGAGGAGCATTCTATAGAATGGGTATACGTTCAGACGGAAAACGGCGGCCAAAGAAGAAAGCTTTATCCCGGAGCAAAACCCTGCGCAAGCTTTGCTTTGAACGGCGAAAAGCCCTTGGCTGTTTTTGCTTACTGCAACCTTCACGGACTTTGGAAGGCCGACCTTTAA
- a CDS encoding NAD(P)-dependent oxidoreductase, giving the protein MKNIAFIGTGVMGGPMAINLLKAGYGVSVYTRTKSKAKEAVAAGAVWSEDIASCVGAAEAVITMVGYPKDVEEVYFGKNGILENAAKGAYLIDMTTTSPHLSRRIYDEARKRGLHAIDAPVSGGDIGAKNAALSIMAGGDKADFEACMPIFKALGKAAVYQGCAGSGQHTKMANQIAIAGTIAAVCEAITYARSAGLSPENVLSSISGGAAGSFQMTNMGPKMISGDFEPGFYIKHFIKDMKIAVNESEENGAKLYILKKVLSMYEELSKEGMNELGTQALIKYYEKR; this is encoded by the coding sequence ATGAAAAATATCGCATTTATAGGAACGGGCGTAATGGGCGGCCCCATGGCGATAAATCTTTTAAAGGCAGGTTATGGCGTAAGCGTATACACCAGAACGAAAAGCAAAGCAAAAGAGGCTGTCGCGGCAGGAGCCGTATGGAGCGAGGATATAGCCTCGTGCGTTGGGGCGGCAGAGGCTGTCATAACGATGGTAGGCTATCCAAAAGACGTTGAGGAGGTATATTTCGGAAAGAACGGCATACTTGAAAATGCAGCCAAGGGAGCTTATCTTATAGACATGACGACAACAAGCCCGCATCTTTCGCGCCGCATATACGACGAAGCGCGAAAAAGGGGGCTACATGCGATAGACGCGCCCGTGTCGGGCGGCGACATAGGCGCAAAGAACGCCGCACTGTCGATAATGGCCGGCGGAGATAAGGCCGATTTTGAGGCCTGCATGCCGATATTTAAGGCTTTGGGCAAGGCTGCGGTATATCAGGGATGCGCCGGAAGCGGACAGCATACGAAGATGGCAAATCAGATAGCGATAGCCGGAACGATAGCCGCCGTATGCGAGGCGATAACATACGCAAGATCGGCAGGCCTTTCGCCCGAGAACGTGCTTTCCTCAATAAGCGGCGGCGCGGCCGGCAGCTTTCAGATGACCAATATGGGGCCGAAAATGATCTCGGGCGATTTTGAGCCGGGCTTTTATATAAAGCACTTTATAAAGGACATGAAGATCGCCGTAAATGAATCGGAAGAAAACGGCGCCAAGCTTTATATACTTAAAAAAGTGCTGTCCATGTACGAAGAGCTTTCTAAAGAGGGCATGAATGAGCTAGGTACTCAGGCATTGATAAAATATTATGAGAAAAGGTGA
- a CDS encoding PaaI family thioesterase codes for MDLEYFVKYFNEHDGFSKHNGLKLLRMEPGYAEAEFTVSDENLNFMGTIHGGVLFGLVDIVAGSSLAAYGKHCVTLSSNITYVAAAKSGRVVATSKEVSHTRRTATYDIEVKDENGRTLCKAVTTMYIPNKPIEFDKDGNMVAIN; via the coding sequence ATGGATTTAGAGTATTTTGTAAAGTATTTCAATGAGCACGACGGTTTTTCAAAACATAACGGGCTTAAGCTTCTTAGGATGGAGCCCGGCTATGCGGAAGCTGAGTTTACCGTTTCCGATGAGAATTTAAACTTTATGGGCACTATACACGGCGGAGTGCTGTTCGGTCTTGTGGATATAGTAGCGGGCAGCTCGCTTGCCGCATACGGTAAGCACTGCGTTACTCTTTCCTCAAATATAACGTATGTGGCCGCAGCAAAAAGCGGGCGTGTCGTTGCAACTTCAAAAGAAGTGAGCCACACGCGCCGCACAGCTACATACGATATCGAGGTAAAGGACGAAAACGGCAGGACGCTGTGTAAGGCCGTTACTACTATGTATATACCGAACAAACCTATAGAATTTGATAAGGACGGCAACATGGTTGCCATAAATTGA
- the ybaK gene encoding Cys-tRNA(Pro) deacylase, producing the protein MEYKTNVMRILDKAGVQYIPHTYVNTGATSGAEAAAAMGKDPALVFKTLVTVGKSKKNYVFVIPVLEELDLKRAAAAVGEKSIEMIKQKELLPLTGYIHGGCSPIGMKKIFKTTLHESARELDTITFSAGKIGYQVEMSADTLKKIIEFDFADIIVKK; encoded by the coding sequence ATGGAATATAAAACGAATGTAATGAGAATACTTGACAAGGCGGGCGTACAATATATCCCGCATACATATGTAAATACGGGTGCGACAAGCGGCGCCGAGGCGGCCGCGGCTATGGGCAAAGATCCGGCCCTGGTGTTTAAAACGCTTGTAACGGTGGGAAAATCGAAGAAAAACTATGTTTTTGTGATACCTGTTTTGGAAGAGCTTGATCTGAAACGCGCGGCAGCCGCCGTCGGCGAAAAATCGATAGAGATGATAAAGCAAAAGGAGCTTCTTCCTCTTACGGGATACATACACGGAGGCTGCTCGCCCATAGGCATGAAAAAAATTTTCAAGACGACTCTCCACGAAAGCGCTCGCGAACTTGATACTATAACCTTCAGTGCCGGCAAAATAGGATATCAGGTGGAAATGAGCGCCGACACGCTTAAAAAGATAATAGAATTTGATTTCGCGGACATTATTGTAAAAAAATAA
- the sigK gene encoding RNA polymerase sporulation sigma factor SigK yields MLTFQMLIYALYNAWCLILYVTGQNIFSRPLSAADERECFKAMKDGDPCAREKLIEHNLRLVAHIVKKYNARPQESEDLISIGTIGLIKAVNTFDADKGSRFATYASRCIDNEILMHLRSSKRLSCEVSLYEPIESDSDGNALAIMDVLKTEDTVSDEVALKIQTERLLECINSVLNTRERKIIKSRYGLYGMRPLTQMEAADRLGISRSYVSRIEKKALEKLRDALKSK; encoded by the coding sequence ATGCTGACTTTTCAGATGCTTATTTACGCGCTTTACAACGCATGGTGTCTTATTCTTTATGTTACGGGGCAGAATATTTTTTCCCGTCCGCTTTCCGCCGCTGACGAACGGGAGTGCTTTAAAGCGATGAAAGACGGAGATCCTTGCGCCCGCGAAAAGCTTATAGAGCACAATCTCAGGCTTGTGGCGCATATTGTAAAAAAATATAATGCGCGCCCGCAGGAAAGCGAGGACCTTATATCTATAGGCACTATAGGTCTTATTAAGGCCGTTAATACTTTTGATGCGGATAAGGGATCGCGCTTTGCCACATACGCTTCGCGCTGCATAGACAATGAGATACTTATGCATTTAAGAAGCTCTAAGCGCCTGTCCTGCGAAGTTTCGCTTTATGAACCGATAGAGAGCGACTCCGACGGCAACGCGCTTGCGATAATGGACGTTTTAAAGACGGAGGATACGGTATCGGACGAGGTAGCTTTAAAAATACAGACGGAACGCCTTCTCGAATGTATAAACAGCGTATTGAATACGCGCGAACGAAAGATAATAAAATCGCGTTACGGGCTTTACGGCATGCGGCCGCTTACGCAGATGGAGGCGGCAGATCGCCTTGGCATATCGCGAAGCTACGTTTCGCGCATAGAGAAAAAGGCTTTGGAAAAGTTAAGAGACGCGCTTAAAAGCAAGTGA
- the adhE gene encoding bifunctional acetaldehyde-CoA/alcohol dehydrogenase: MLKESSSPREMIDSIEKLDAAILRVKNAQKIFSTYSQKDVDKIFLAAATAANKARIPLARLAAEETKMGVVEDKVIKNHFASEYIYNAYRNVKTCGTVEEDKTYGIKKIAEPVGVIAAVIPTTNPTSTAIFKILIALKTRNAIIISPHPKARRCTAETARLMLEAAVAAGAPEGVIDWIDVPSVELSNIVMKSADVILATGGPGMVKAAYSSGKPAIGVGAGNVPAVIDDSADIKLAVNSVIHSKTFDNGMICASEQSVIVLPAVYEEVKREFKKRGCHILTEDEAAKVRKAIIVNGALNAGIVGKRAAEIAAMADVKVPAETKIIIGEVDSVEMSEEFAREKLSPVLAMYKAKDFDDAIKKAERLVEDGGYGHTSAIYINEQAEKEKLEKFEAAMKTGRIIVNTPSSQGAIGDLYNFKLLPSLTLGCGSWGGNSVSDNVGIKQLLNIKTVAKRRENMLWFRAPEKVYIKKGCMPQALAELRDVLCKKKVFIVTDKFLYENGYTKAVADKLDEMGIKHTTFYDVMPDPTLACAKEGARKMAAFAPDTIIAVGGGSAMDAAKIMWVLYEHPEADFMDMAMRFVDIRKRIYTFPKMGQKAYFIAIPTSAGTGSEVTPFAVITDEQTGIKYPLADYELMPNMAIVDADMMMDAPKGLTAASGIDAAVHALEAYAAMLATDYTDNLALGALKLIFKYLPRAYESGPNDPKAREKMANAANMAGMAFANAFLGICHSMAHKLGAFHHLPHGVANALMIDEVMRFNASESPVKMGTFSQYDHPHTLARYAEVADHLGIWGKDNEEKLENLIEAICELKEKVGIKKTIKDYGIDEKTFLSSLDEMVEQAFDDQCTGANPRYPLMSEIKQMYLNAYYGTHVKV; the protein is encoded by the coding sequence ATGTTAAAAGAAAGTTCGAGCCCCCGCGAGATGATCGACAGCATAGAAAAGCTTGACGCGGCTATTTTAAGAGTTAAGAACGCGCAAAAGATATTTTCGACATATTCGCAAAAAGACGTTGATAAAATATTCCTTGCGGCTGCAACTGCCGCAAACAAAGCGCGCATACCGCTTGCAAGGCTTGCTGCGGAAGAGACTAAGATGGGCGTAGTTGAGGACAAGGTGATAAAGAACCATTTTGCATCGGAATATATTTACAATGCGTACCGAAATGTAAAAACGTGCGGCACAGTAGAGGAGGACAAGACCTACGGCATTAAAAAGATTGCCGAGCCGGTGGGCGTTATAGCAGCCGTGATACCTACGACCAACCCCACATCTACGGCGATATTTAAGATACTCATAGCCTTGAAGACGCGAAACGCCATAATAATAAGCCCGCACCCCAAGGCAAGGCGCTGTACAGCCGAGACGGCGCGCCTTATGCTTGAAGCGGCGGTGGCGGCGGGCGCGCCCGAGGGCGTCATCGACTGGATAGACGTTCCGTCGGTGGAGCTTTCAAATATAGTTATGAAGTCTGCCGACGTCATTTTGGCAACGGGAGGTCCCGGCATGGTGAAGGCCGCATATTCGAGCGGCAAGCCAGCAATAGGCGTGGGCGCGGGCAATGTGCCGGCCGTAATAGACGACAGCGCAGATATAAAGCTTGCGGTGAACTCCGTTATACACTCGAAAACCTTTGACAACGGCATGATATGCGCATCCGAGCAGTCGGTTATAGTACTTCCCGCAGTTTATGAGGAGGTAAAGCGCGAATTTAAGAAAAGAGGCTGCCATATCCTTACTGAGGACGAGGCGGCGAAGGTAAGAAAAGCAATAATCGTAAACGGCGCCCTGAACGCAGGCATAGTAGGTAAAAGGGCGGCCGAAATCGCGGCCATGGCAGACGTAAAGGTGCCGGCCGAAACAAAGATAATAATAGGCGAGGTCGACAGCGTTGAAATGAGCGAGGAGTTTGCCCGCGAAAAGCTCTCTCCGGTGCTTGCCATGTATAAGGCAAAGGATTTCGACGATGCGATAAAAAAAGCCGAGCGCCTTGTCGAGGACGGCGGATACGGCCACACATCGGCAATATATATAAACGAGCAGGCAGAAAAGGAAAAGCTTGAAAAGTTCGAGGCTGCAATGAAGACGGGGCGTATAATCGTGAATACCCCGTCCTCTCAGGGAGCAATAGGCGACCTTTACAACTTTAAGCTTCTTCCGTCGCTTACGCTGGGCTGCGGGTCATGGGGAGGAAACAGCGTATCGGACAACGTGGGAATAAAACAGCTGTTGAATATAAAGACGGTTGCAAAAAGGAGAGAGAACATGCTGTGGTTCAGAGCGCCCGAAAAGGTATATATAAAGAAAGGATGCATGCCCCAAGCCCTGGCGGAGCTTAGGGACGTGCTATGCAAAAAGAAGGTATTCATAGTAACGGATAAGTTCTTATATGAGAACGGATATACGAAAGCTGTAGCCGACAAACTCGACGAAATGGGAATAAAGCATACGACGTTTTACGATGTTATGCCTGATCCTACGCTTGCCTGCGCAAAGGAGGGCGCGCGTAAAATGGCCGCATTCGCCCCCGACACGATAATAGCGGTAGGCGGCGGCAGCGCGATGGACGCGGCAAAAATAATGTGGGTGCTCTACGAGCATCCCGAGGCTGACTTTATGGATATGGCTATGCGTTTCGTCGATATAAGAAAGCGCATCTACACGTTTCCTAAAATGGGGCAAAAGGCGTACTTCATCGCAATACCGACGTCTGCGGGCACCGGCAGTGAGGTAACGCCGTTCGCAGTTATAACGGACGAGCAGACCGGCATAAAGTATCCCCTTGCCGACTACGAGCTTATGCCCAATATGGCCATAGTTGACGCGGATATGATGATGGATGCGCCAAAAGGACTTACGGCGGCGTCAGGCATAGACGCGGCAGTTCATGCTCTTGAGGCATATGCCGCAATGCTTGCGACGGATTATACCGACAATCTGGCGCTGGGCGCTTTAAAGCTTATATTTAAATATCTGCCGAGAGCTTACGAAAGCGGGCCCAATGACCCAAAGGCGCGCGAGAAGATGGCAAACGCCGCAAATATGGCCGGAATGGCGTTTGCAAATGCGTTCCTTGGCATATGCCACTCCATGGCGCATAAGCTGGGCGCGTTCCACCACCTGCCTCACGGCGTGGCAAACGCGCTGATGATAGACGAGGTAATGCGCTTTAACGCATCGGAATCACCGGTAAAGATGGGTACTTTTTCGCAGTATGACCATCCGCATACGCTTGCGCGCTACGCAGAGGTGGCAGATCACTTGGGCATTTGGGGCAAGGACAATGAAGAAAAGCTTGAAAACCTTATAGAGGCTATTTGCGAGCTGAAAGAAAAGGTCGGCATAAAAAAGACGATAAAGGATTACGGCATAGACGAAAAGACCTTCCTTTCAAGCCTTGACGAAATGGTCGAGCAGGCCTTCGATGATCAGTGCACCGGAGCAAATCCGCGCTATCCGCTTATGAGCGAGATAAAACAGATGTATCTAAACGCTTACTACGGAACACATGTAAAAGTTTAA
- the rpsB gene encoding 30S ribosomal protein S2 codes for MAVVSMKQLLEAGVHFGHQTRRWNPKMAEYIFTERNGIYIIDLQKTVKKIEEAYFFIREVAANGGEVLFVGTKKQAQESIKEEAERVGMYYVNARWLGGMLTNFKTIKKRIERLDKLKKMEQEGVFDLLPKKEVVKLRLEAEKLEKFLGGIKNMKKLPGAIFVVDPRKERIAIAEARKLGIPIVAIVDTNCDPDEVDYVIPGNDDAIRAVKLMASIISNAILEGRQGEQFDDTSAEGEATPAAETPAEEAKEAE; via the coding sequence ATGGCAGTAGTATCTATGAAACAGCTTCTGGAGGCCGGCGTACATTTCGGTCATCAGACAAGAAGATGGAACCCGAAAATGGCGGAATACATCTTCACCGAAAGAAACGGCATCTACATCATCGACCTGCAGAAGACCGTAAAAAAGATCGAAGAAGCATACTTCTTCATCCGCGAAGTTGCGGCAAACGGCGGCGAAGTGCTTTTCGTCGGCACGAAAAAGCAGGCGCAGGAGTCCATTAAGGAAGAGGCCGAGAGAGTTGGCATGTATTATGTAAATGCCCGCTGGCTCGGCGGCATGCTCACAAACTTCAAGACGATAAAGAAGAGAATAGAGCGTCTTGATAAGTTAAAGAAGATGGAGCAGGAAGGCGTGTTTGACCTTCTGCCGAAGAAGGAAGTAGTTAAGCTTCGTCTTGAGGCTGAAAAGCTTGAAAAGTTCTTAGGCGGCATCAAGAATATGAAGAAGCTTCCCGGCGCTATATTCGTGGTAGATCCGAGAAAAGAGCGCATAGCTATTGCAGAAGCAAGAAAGCTCGGCATACCGATCGTTGCCATAGTTGACACGAACTGCGATCCCGACGAGGTAGACTACGTTATCCCCGGCAACGACGACGCTATACGCGCCGTAAAGCTTATGGCTTCCATCATTTCCAACGCGATACTTGAGGGCAGACAGGGCGAACAGTTTGACGACACCTCCGCAGAAGGCGAAGCGACACCTGCAGCAGAGACACCCGCAGAGGAAGCAAAAGAAGCTGAATAA
- a CDS encoding elongation factor Ts, with amino-acid sequence MAAFTAKDVQALREKTGVGMMDCKKALTASDGDMEKAIEFLRERGLAAAAKKASRIAAEGMVDAYVTDNVGVLVEVNSETDFVAKNQSFKDYVAGVAKVIAENDPADVAALLTMKYDDSLTVEEMLREKILTIGENLNIRRFERYTGKNITYIHGGGKIGVMVNFEVDDAVAKNEEFITMGKDVAMQIAALNPTFLSKETVPANVIEKEKEINLAALKNDPKNSKKPENILVKIVEGKMGKYFEQTCLMQQPFVKNGDQTVAQYVAEVEKKLGTKISIVKFARLEKGEGLQKREDNFAEEVAGMVK; translated from the coding sequence ATGGCTGCATTTACAGCTAAAGACGTACAGGCTTTAAGAGAAAAGACAGGCGTAGGCATGATGGACTGCAAGAAGGCGCTTACCGCGTCTGACGGCGATATGGAGAAGGCTATTGAATTTTTAAGAGAGCGCGGACTTGCGGCAGCTGCAAAAAAGGCGTCTCGCATAGCAGCAGAGGGTATGGTAGACGCATACGTTACCGATAACGTAGGCGTACTCGTTGAGGTAAACTCCGAGACCGACTTCGTTGCAAAGAACCAGAGCTTCAAGGATTATGTTGCAGGCGTTGCAAAGGTAATAGCAGAGAACGACCCCGCTGACGTTGCAGCTCTGCTTACCATGAAGTATGACGATTCTCTTACCGTTGAAGAGATGCTCCGCGAAAAGATATTGACGATAGGCGAGAACTTAAATATCCGCCGTTTCGAGCGCTACACCGGCAAGAATATAACTTATATCCACGGCGGCGGCAAAATAGGCGTTATGGTAAACTTTGAGGTTGACGACGCCGTTGCAAAGAACGAAGAGTTCATCACTATGGGCAAGGACGTTGCAATGCAGATAGCCGCTCTCAATCCGACCTTCCTCTCGAAGGAGACCGTTCCCGCAAACGTTATCGAGAAGGAGAAGGAGATAAATCTTGCAGCTCTTAAAAACGACCCGAAGAACTCCAAGAAGCCTGAGAACATTCTCGTTAAGATAGTTGAAGGCAAAATGGGCAAGTACTTCGAGCAGACCTGTCTTATGCAGCAGCCGTTCGTAAAGAACGGCGACCAGACTGTCGCTCAGTATGTTGCAGAGGTAGAGAAGAAGCTCGGCACGAAGATCTCGATAGTTAAATTTGCTCGTCTTGAAAAGGGCGAAGGCCTCCAGAAGCGTGAAGACAACTTCGCAGAAGAAGTAGCCGGAATGGTGAAATAA
- a CDS encoding PaaI family thioesterase gives MNEALYKRVQESFDTQGFLKLIGARIESVEEGCVAITLKKRDDLTQRSGVIHAGVITALADTACGYSAYTVVPGGVDIFSAEFKINLLRPASAQNIKAVGRVIKSGRRLIVTEADVSDSESGKLIAKMTATMIPV, from the coding sequence ATGAACGAGGCGCTTTATAAAAGAGTACAAGAAAGTTTTGACACACAGGGATTCTTAAAACTTATAGGCGCAAGGATAGAAAGCGTTGAAGAGGGATGCGTGGCCATAACGCTCAAAAAGCGCGACGATCTTACTCAGCGGAGCGGCGTCATACACGCGGGCGTTATCACTGCGCTGGCCGATACGGCCTGCGGTTACAGCGCGTATACTGTTGTGCCCGGCGGGGTCGATATCTTCAGCGCGGAATTTAAAATAAATCTGCTCCGCCCCGCCTCGGCCCAAAACATCAAGGCTGTCGGCCGCGTAATAAAATCGGGGCGCAGGCTTATTGTGACCGAGGCCGACGTAAGCGACTCGGAAAGCGGAAAGCTTATCGCAAAAATGACGGCGACTATGATACCTGTATAA